In Sphingopyxis sp. 113P3, one DNA window encodes the following:
- the rnd gene encoding ribonuclease D, whose translation MQIHPLIESNAALLTFCDLIKNSDFIAVDTEFMRENTFWPELCLIQVANSEHAAAIDPMAPGIDLQPLLELLVDNQEILKVFHAGGQDVEIIFNLTGKTPHPIFDTQIGQMALGQAEQVGYSNLVEAWLGIMLDKGARFTDWSRRPLDKRQIDYAIGDVTHLAKIFPMMLQKLIKTGRGHWLDEEMEKLADPANYSLDPEKAWLRIKVPSRKPEVLGRLQALAAWREREARSKNLPRGRIAKDETLADLAAHPPKDQEGLGRVRGLSATWKSNDIGGRLMDALISAKPLSRDEMPDRAPRGPGLGKEGALVADLLKLLLKIRARELNVAARLIARSDDLEALAAGRRDGIAMLEGWREEVFGHAALDLVEGRMGFAVKNGKLVMSSIEVAEPADAAA comes from the coding sequence ATGCAAATCCATCCCTTAATCGAGTCCAACGCCGCGCTCCTCACATTCTGCGACCTCATCAAGAACAGCGATTTCATCGCGGTCGATACCGAGTTCATGCGCGAGAATACCTTCTGGCCCGAACTTTGCCTGATCCAGGTCGCGAACAGCGAACATGCCGCAGCCATCGATCCGATGGCTCCCGGAATCGACCTTCAGCCCCTGCTCGAACTGCTCGTCGACAATCAGGAGATATTGAAGGTTTTCCACGCCGGCGGGCAGGATGTCGAAATCATCTTCAACCTGACGGGCAAGACCCCGCACCCCATCTTCGACACTCAGATCGGCCAGATGGCGCTCGGTCAGGCCGAACAGGTCGGCTATTCGAACCTTGTCGAGGCCTGGCTTGGCATCATGCTCGACAAGGGCGCGCGCTTTACCGACTGGAGCCGACGCCCTCTCGACAAGCGGCAGATCGATTATGCGATCGGCGATGTCACCCATCTCGCCAAAATCTTCCCGATGATGCTGCAAAAGCTCATCAAGACAGGGCGCGGGCACTGGCTCGATGAAGAAATGGAAAAGCTCGCCGACCCTGCCAATTACAGCCTCGATCCCGAAAAGGCGTGGCTCCGGATCAAGGTGCCCTCGCGCAAGCCCGAGGTCCTTGGCCGTCTGCAGGCGCTCGCGGCGTGGCGCGAGCGCGAGGCCCGGTCCAAGAATTTGCCGCGCGGCCGCATCGCCAAGGACGAGACGCTCGCCGACCTTGCGGCGCATCCGCCCAAGGACCAGGAAGGTCTCGGGCGCGTGCGAGGGCTCTCGGCGACATGGAAGAGCAACGACATCGGCGGCAGGCTGATGGACGCCCTCATCAGCGCAAAGCCGCTTTCCAGGGATGAGATGCCCGATCGCGCGCCCCGCGGGCCGGGGCTTGGCAAGGAAGGCGCGCTAGTCGCCGATCTTTTGAAGCTTCTTCTTAAGATCCGAGCACGCGAACTGAATGTCGCGGCCCGGCTGATTGCCCGCAGCGACGATCTTGAAGCCCTGGCGGCGGGGCGCCGCGACGGAATTGCAATGCTCGAGGGCTGGCGAGAGGAAGTATTCGGTCACGCAGCGCTCGACCTCGTCGAAGGGCGGATGGGCTTCGCCGTCAAGAACGGAAAGCTGGTGATGAGCAGCATCGAGGTGGCCGAACCTGCGGATGCCGCCGCCTGA
- the aspS gene encoding aspartate--tRNA ligase — translation MHAYRTHHCGQLRSQDVGQTVRLSGWVHRKRDHGGLLFVDLRDHYGLTQIVADSSDTAFATLDGLRAESVVTVTGEVVARAPETINANLPTGEIEVRAREVSVQSAAAELPLPVASEQEYPEDIRLKYRFLDLRRERLHQNILLRSNVIASLRRRMVEQGFTEYQTPILTASSPEGARDYLVPSRVHPGKFYALPQAPQMFKQLLMVAGFDRYFQIAPCFRDEDARADRSPGEFYQLDFEMSFVTQDDVFNAIEPVLAGVFEEFANGKSVTPAGSFPRIPYRESILKYGNDKPDLRNPLIISDVSAHFEGSGFGRFADIVAARDVVRAIPAPGTAEKSRKFFDDMNSWAQGEGFAGLGYATRKGGEWGGPIAKNHGTDKMDALAAELGLGPDDGLFFAAGKEAVAAKLAGLARTRVAEQLELIDTNRFAMCWIVDFPMFEADEETGKIDFSHNPFSMPQGELEALETKDPLDILAWQYDIVCNGVELSSGAIRNHRPDIMYKAFEIAGYSQAEVDANFSGMINAFKFGAPPHGGSAPGVDRIVMLLADEPNIREVVVFPMNQKAEDLMMGAPAPVSEKQLKELSIRLVDGPKN, via the coding sequence ATGCACGCCTATCGGACCCACCACTGCGGTCAGCTTCGCAGCCAGGACGTCGGCCAGACGGTCCGCCTGTCGGGCTGGGTGCACCGGAAGCGCGATCACGGCGGGCTGCTCTTCGTCGATCTGCGCGACCATTATGGCCTCACCCAGATTGTCGCTGACTCAAGCGACACCGCCTTTGCGACTCTCGACGGCCTGCGCGCCGAAAGCGTTGTCACCGTCACCGGCGAGGTCGTTGCGCGTGCTCCGGAAACGATCAACGCGAACCTTCCGACCGGCGAGATCGAGGTGCGGGCCCGCGAAGTGTCGGTGCAGTCCGCGGCAGCCGAACTTCCGCTTCCGGTCGCGAGCGAGCAGGAATATCCCGAAGATATCCGCCTGAAATACCGCTTTCTCGACCTACGCCGCGAGCGCCTCCACCAGAATATTCTCCTGCGCTCGAACGTGATCGCCAGCCTGCGCCGCCGGATGGTGGAGCAGGGCTTTACCGAATATCAGACACCGATCCTGACCGCATCGTCGCCCGAGGGCGCGCGCGACTATCTCGTGCCGAGCCGCGTTCATCCCGGCAAATTCTATGCGCTGCCGCAGGCGCCTCAAATGTTCAAGCAGCTGCTGATGGTTGCGGGCTTTGACCGTTACTTCCAGATCGCGCCGTGCTTTCGCGACGAGGATGCACGCGCCGACCGGAGCCCGGGTGAGTTCTACCAGCTCGATTTCGAGATGAGCTTCGTCACGCAGGACGATGTCTTCAACGCGATCGAGCCGGTGCTTGCCGGGGTATTTGAGGAATTTGCAAACGGCAAGTCAGTGACCCCCGCCGGCTCCTTTCCGCGCATTCCGTACCGCGAATCGATACTGAAATATGGCAATGACAAGCCGGATCTTCGCAACCCGCTGATCATCAGCGACGTATCGGCGCATTTTGAAGGATCAGGCTTTGGCCGTTTTGCCGATATCGTTGCGGCACGCGACGTGGTGCGCGCCATCCCGGCGCCGGGCACCGCCGAGAAGAGTCGCAAATTCTTCGACGATATGAACAGCTGGGCGCAGGGTGAAGGCTTTGCCGGCCTTGGATACGCGACGCGCAAGGGCGGCGAGTGGGGCGGGCCGATCGCCAAGAACCACGGCACGGACAAGATGGACGCGCTCGCTGCCGAACTCGGCCTCGGCCCCGACGATGGGCTTTTCTTTGCCGCGGGCAAGGAAGCGGTCGCAGCAAAGCTTGCAGGCCTTGCGCGTACGCGCGTTGCCGAACAGCTCGAGCTGATCGACACGAACCGCTTTGCCATGTGCTGGATCGTCGATTTCCCCATGTTCGAGGCCGACGAGGAGACCGGCAAGATCGACTTCAGCCACAACCCCTTCAGCATGCCGCAGGGAGAGCTCGAGGCGCTTGAGACCAAGGACCCGCTCGATATCCTCGCCTGGCAGTACGACATCGTCTGCAACGGCGTCGAACTGTCATCGGGCGCGATCCGGAACCACCGTCCGGACATCATGTACAAGGCGTTCGAGATCGCGGGATATAGCCAGGCCGAGGTCGATGCCAATTTCAGCGGCATGATCAACGCGTTCAAATTTGGCGCGCCGCCGCACGGCGGTTCGGCGCCGGGGGTCGATCGCATCGTGATGCTTCTCGCCGACGAGCCCAATATCCGCGAGGTCGTCGTTTTCCCGATGAACCAGAAGGCCGAGGATCTGATGATGGGGGCTCCGGCGCCGGTTAGCGAAAAGCAGCTGAAGGAACTCAGCATTCGGCTGGTTGACGGACCCAAGAACTGA